From a region of the Pseudanabaena sp. ABRG5-3 genome:
- a CDS encoding serine/threonine-protein kinase encodes MSNCLCLACDRANLITTRFCTQCGAKLQIQERYRALKVIGQGGFGKTFLAQDESKPSQPRCVIKQFAFETINPNASQGTLDVAIRLFEQEAKRLDDLGKHPQIPELLSFTIHEGKQYLIQEFIDGETLEQELKRVGAFSEQQVRDVLVEVLQILEFVHSKSVIHRDISPDNIIRRRSDKKLVLVDFGAAKHATATLLAKTGTGIGKPSYGAPEQMLGKSVFQSDLFGLGVTCLHLLTNVEPFTLYDVLENEYQWRQFLNGKVVSDEFGKLLNRMTAYRVKERPSPVTEILQELGIEKKVSNPINNSGVYSFKSEELKAEHRVSILLATATQQPKSSHNTSSSKQNVSKSHVELRSAKGIDYRELEQLLKAKEWRKADEMTAKHMLKVANREQKGTLSSENIQDFPCEDLRTIDQLWMYYSGGKFGFSSQIQLWLKCGGKIGEHNEAAFKRFAKEVGWYSFWNWRSYLEFMNDTENAKNAAPASLPKLIGRLDRFGVWWGWEWEEWTECKLSLAERILACNS; translated from the coding sequence ATGAGTAACTGCCTCTGCCTTGCTTGCGATCGCGCAAACCTAATAACCACCAGATTCTGCACCCAATGCGGCGCTAAGTTACAAATTCAAGAGCGTTATCGCGCTTTGAAGGTAATTGGACAGGGAGGATTTGGTAAGACTTTCTTGGCTCAGGATGAGTCGAAACCGTCACAGCCGCGTTGTGTGATTAAGCAGTTTGCTTTTGAGACGATCAATCCTAATGCGAGTCAAGGGACTTTGGATGTTGCCATCAGGTTATTTGAGCAGGAGGCAAAGCGGCTTGATGATTTGGGTAAGCATCCGCAAATTCCTGAACTGCTATCTTTCACAATTCATGAGGGTAAGCAGTACCTCATCCAAGAGTTTATCGATGGTGAGACTTTGGAGCAGGAATTAAAGCGAGTTGGTGCTTTTAGTGAGCAGCAGGTGCGGGATGTGTTGGTGGAGGTGCTGCAAATTTTGGAGTTTGTGCATAGCAAGTCAGTAATTCATCGCGATATTTCGCCAGACAATATCATTCGGCGGCGCAGTGATAAGAAGTTGGTGCTGGTAGATTTTGGGGCGGCAAAGCACGCAACGGCGACGTTATTGGCAAAGACGGGGACGGGTATCGGGAAGCCGAGTTATGGCGCTCCTGAGCAGATGTTGGGTAAGTCGGTATTTCAGAGCGATTTGTTTGGTTTAGGTGTGACTTGTTTGCATTTGCTCACGAATGTGGAACCGTTTACGCTCTATGACGTTTTGGAAAATGAATATCAATGGCGACAGTTTTTGAATGGGAAAGTAGTTAGCGATGAGTTTGGGAAGTTATTGAATCGGATGACTGCTTACAGAGTAAAAGAGCGTCCAAGTCCGGTTACGGAGATTTTGCAGGAGTTGGGGATTGAGAAAAAAGTATCCAACCCTATTAATAATTCTGGTGTCTATAGTTTTAAGTCTGAGGAATTAAAAGCAGAACACCGAGTGTCGATTCTTCTCGCTACTGCAACTCAACAACCAAAAAGTTCTCATAATACTTCTTCTTCAAAGCAGAATGTATCTAAATCGCACGTTGAGTTGCGATCAGCGAAAGGGATTGACTATCGAGAATTGGAGCAACTACTCAAAGCCAAGGAATGGCGTAAAGCGGATGAAATGACAGCCAAACATATGTTAAAAGTGGCGAATCGAGAACAAAAAGGAACTCTCAGCTCTGAAAATATCCAAGATTTCCCTTGTGAAGATTTACGAACAATTGATCAGTTATGGATGTATTACAGTGGCGGCAAGTTTGGCTTCAGTAGTCAAATACAACTCTGGTTAAAATGTGGTGGCAAAATCGGGGAACATAATGAGGCTGCTTTCAAAAGATTCGCCAAAGAGGTTGGTTGGTATAGTTTTTGGAATTGGAGATCATACCTTGAGTTTATGAATGATACCGAAAATGCTAAAAATGCTGCTCCAGCAAGTCTACCCAAATTAATTGGAAGGCTGGATCGATTTGGGGTGTGGTGGGGATGGGAGTGGGAAGAATGGACAGAATGTAAATTGTCTCTCGCGGAGAGAATTTTAGCTTGTAACAGTTAA
- a CDS encoding S1 RNA-binding domain-containing protein — MNATKNIQPFSADDFANALAEHNYEFAVGQTVRGKVVSVESSGIYVDIGAKSLGFLPIEEATLSGSSRSGDAFPIGNEYEFLIISSQNADGEVKLSVRRLLFKQAWQTLKDYQTESKVFETKVIGTNSGGVIVDAVGLRGFVPRSHLTDATDLAKLVGKKIPVMVLDADETRKKLVLSNRQAAKLAAIGQLAKGQLISGKVSNIRPFGAFVEFAGVSGLLHIKEISQKSVSDPTRVFQINDIIKAVIVDIDESRDRIALSTKLLELHAGEMLDNSAQVFAEAEERLEKNISKLWEA; from the coding sequence ATGAACGCCACAAAAAATATTCAGCCATTTTCTGCCGATGATTTTGCCAATGCTCTCGCCGAACACAACTACGAATTTGCCGTGGGGCAAACTGTGAGGGGCAAGGTAGTTTCCGTCGAAAGTAGTGGCATTTATGTCGATATTGGCGCTAAATCTTTAGGTTTTCTGCCCATTGAAGAGGCAACTCTGAGTGGGTCTTCGCGCTCTGGTGATGCTTTCCCCATCGGCAATGAGTATGAATTTCTGATTATTAGTAGCCAGAATGCTGATGGTGAAGTGAAGCTATCGGTGCGCCGCCTATTATTCAAGCAAGCTTGGCAAACGCTGAAGGATTACCAAACCGAATCGAAGGTATTTGAGACTAAGGTGATTGGTACTAATAGCGGTGGTGTGATTGTCGATGCCGTTGGTTTGCGTGGTTTTGTACCGCGATCGCACCTCACTGATGCTACGGATCTGGCGAAACTCGTTGGCAAAAAGATCCCTGTAATGGTTCTAGATGCTGATGAAACCCGCAAAAAATTGGTACTGTCGAACCGTCAAGCGGCTAAACTTGCGGCGATCGGACAACTTGCTAAGGGGCAACTGATTAGTGGCAAGGTAAGCAACATTCGTCCCTTTGGCGCATTTGTGGAGTTTGCGGGTGTATCTGGTCTCCTACATATCAAAGAGATCAGCCAAAAGTCTGTCAGTGATCCCACCCGTGTCTTTCAAATCAATGACATCATCAAGGCTGTAATTGTCGATATTGATGAATCTCGCGATCGCATTGCTCTGTCTACCAAGCTCCTCGAACTACATGCAGGCGAGATGCTTGATAACTCCGCACAGGTCTTTGCCGAAGCCGAGGAGCGCCTCGAAAAAAATATCAGCAAGCTCTGGGAAGCGTAG
- the psbM gene encoding photosystem II reaction center protein PsbM: METNFLGLLATVLAVFVPTVFLLTLYIQTASREEGQANK, encoded by the coding sequence ATGGAAACTAATTTTCTTGGTCTTCTAGCTACTGTCCTAGCAGTATTTGTACCTACCGTCTTCTTGCTGACCCTGTATATCCAAACAGCCAGCCGTGAAGAAGGTCAAGCAAATAAATAA